Genomic segment of Paucidesulfovibrio longus DSM 6739:
CACTCTTTCCGCGGCCCAGGCCAACGCCATCGAGTTTCTCGCGCCCAAGTCGCGGCTCTGGATCGGCACCAGCGGAGGGGAATGGACCGTGGGCGGGGCGTCGTCCGGGGAGGCTCTGACGCCGTCGAGCATCAAGGCCGGGCAGGAGGGCACCTGCGGCGCGTCCCCGGCCCGGCCCGAATCCGTGGCCTCGGCCAGCCTGTTCATCCAGCGCGCAGGGCGCAAGGTCCGGGAAATGCGCTACCGCTTCGACTCGGACGCCTACGTTTCCCGCGACCTGACCATCCTCTCCGAGCACGTCACCGCGCCGGGATTGAAGCAGCTGGCCTACGCCCAGGAACCGGATTCGCTGGTCTGGTGCCTGCGCGAGGACGGGGTGCTGCTGTCCCTGACCTACCAGCCGGACCAGGACGTGCTGGCCTGGGCCAGGCACGAGACGCGCGGCCGGGTCGAGCGCATCTGCACGGTCTACAACGGACAGAGCCTCACGGACGAGCTCTGGGTCGTGGTCCGGCGGCAGGTGGCCGGGGTCTGGAAACGGTTCGTGGAATACCTGGAGCCGATCTTCGAGAGCGGGGAAACCGCGGACGCCTATTTCCTGGACGCGGGCCTCTCCTACGAGGGCGAGCCCCTGGAACGGCTGGAAGGGCTGGCCCATCTCGCCGGGGAGAGCGTCAGCGTGCTGGCGGACGGGCTGATCTATTCGGACGTGCCCGTGGAGGCGGACGGCAGCGTGGCCCTGCCGCGACCCGCGAGCCGCGTGCATGCCGGTCTGCCCTATGTTTCCGTGCTGCGGCCCATGCGCAGCGAGGGCGGGTCGCAGCGGGGCACGGCCCAGACCAAGAACAAGCGCGTGACCCAGGTTTCCGTGCGCTTCCACAACACCCTCGGCGGCGGGGTGGGGCCGGATGAGGACCATCTGGAGCCGATCCACTACCTGACTCCTTCCGCGCCCCTGGGCCGGGCTCTTCCGCTCTGGACCGGGGACAAGAAGGTCAAGTTCCCCAAGGGCTGGAGCGAGGACGGCCTGCTTTCCATCGTCCAGGCCCAGCCCCTGCCCATGACCGTGCTCATGGTTGTCCCGGAGGTGATCGTCAACGATTGATGCACATATTAATTAGCTGTTATCATGTTATATTTTTAACTAATTGAGATTTTGAAGCAACTGAAAATGCAGCAAGGAAACACGGCTTGCGGTGCTGCCGCGGAGGCCGAAAGGAGGAATCATGGGAGTGAGTGCCGAGGGCGGCAAGGTCATCAGGGACGTGGGCGGGACGCTGGGCGTCCTGACCAGGGCCGGTGCGGATCGGGGCGCAGCGGACAAGGCGGGGGACTACGAGCGGCTGGCCGCGCTCAGCGAGCAGGAGGCGCGGGAGCGGGCCAGGAAAACGCGCGAACAGGCCGGAAAGGAACGGGACGCCCTGCGCCAGCGGCAACGCGAATCGCAGGCGCGGGGCCGGGCGGGCTGGGGCCGTTCCGGAGTGTCGCTCGCGTCCGGCTCGCCCCTGGCAGTGCTGGAGGGGCGCGCGGCCGAGGACGAGCAGGAGCAGCTCGACCTGCTGGAGCGGGGCGAGAGCGCGGCCTCGGCGGAATTGGGGTCCGGCGCTTCGGCCGCGGCGCGCTACCGCAACCGGGCCGAGTCCTTGCGCAGCGGGTCGTCCGGCGCGGACGGGGCGGAGGCTTTCCGGCGGACCGGCTCGCTGCTCGCGCGCGGCGGCAGGGTTTTTGACTACTAGACCGCGCATCCGGTCGAAGCAAAAGGAGAAACAATGACCATCTCATCGGAGCAGTCCAAGGTCATCTACGAAGGCAACGGATCCACCAGGGAGTTCACCGTGCCGTTCCATTACATGCGGGACGCGGACCTGGAGGTCGTGCTGCGCGGGGCGGACGGCGGGGAGCGCACGCTCGCGCCCGGCGGAGAATATGTCCTGGCGCGCAGCGAGTCGAGCAGCGGCGGGACCTGCATCCTGTCCCAGGCTCCGGCGTCCGGGGAAAGGCTGGCCATCCGCAGGGATCCGCCGCTGCTTCAGGAAACCGTCTACGAGGAGGGGGTTCCGCTCTCGGCCAAGGCCCGGGAAAACGCCCTGGACCTGCTGACCATGCTGGCGCAGTCCAACCGCGAGCGCATCGAGCGGGCGCTCCTGCTCCCGGTTGCCAGCGCCGGAACCGCTCCCGTGGTTCCGGCTCCGGCCACTGGCTCGGTCCTGGCCTGGGGCGAGGACGGCAATCTCGTCAACGGTCCCGGCACGGCGGCCATCGCAGGCGCGGCGGCCTGCGCGCAGAGTGCGGCCCAGGCCGCCCAGGAGGCCGACGGTTCCAGGGAGGGAGCAGAGTCCGCGCGGCTTGCGGCCGAGGCGGCACGGGACGCGGCCCAGGCGCTGGCCGGGGGCGAACACAACAGCACCGCCGGACGCGATGCGGAAGACTGCCACCCTCTGAGCGCCATCAACGGGCTGGACGCGGCCCTGGCGGGCAAGGCGGGCCTCAGCCATGCGCACGTCCTCGCGGACGTGGCCGACGCCGGGACCGCCGCCGCTCTGGACGCGGGAACGGTTGCCGGAGCGGTTCCCGTGCTGGGCGAGGACGGGAAGCTGCCTGCGGGGGTGCTCCCCGGCGGTGCCGGGGTCGTCCGCGAATTCATCACGTCCTCGCAGGACTGGACGGTTCCCTCCGGCGTCACGGAGGTCCGCGTCTGGGTCGTCGGCGGCGGCGCCGGCGGAGAAGGGATTTACAACGCCGGGTCTTCCAGAAGCGAGGGCGGCGGCGGTGGAGGCTGCGCCTACAAGGTCGTCTCTTCGCTCGCCCCCGGAGAAGTCATCTCCTGCACCATCGGCGCAGGGTCTGCTGGGTCATCTGGTAGTGGGAATTACGCCACGGACGGCGGCACGTCGAGCTTCGGGGCGCACTGCTCCGCGACGGGAGGAAGCCCGTACTACGCAACCAGTGCCGGCGGCACAGGCATTGGTGGAGACATCAACTACCGAGGCGGCGGTGGTGGGCCACGCGATGATGCCACGCTGGCATCGGGCCACGGCGGACGGGCAGGCGGTCCTTGGGGCGGAACCGGGGGAAACCAGCGAGCGTCTGTCGGCAACGGATACGCTGGGCAATATGGCGGTGGCGGCGGCGGCGCGTCGAGCAACACCACCGGGACAAAGTACGGCGGCAACGGCGGCGCAGGCCTGATCGTGATCGAATACAACGCATAGGGAGGAAGGAAATGAAATACGCGCGAATATTCGGCGGCGTGGTCCGCGAGGTTTGGGACCAGCGGCCTGTTCTGCATCCCGGCATCGAGATCGCCGAGGTGGGCGGGGCGGTTCTCGCCGGATGGATCGTGGACGGGGACGGCGACATTGTCCCCCCGGACAAGCCGGAGACGTTTGAAACGTGGGACAAAGCTGCCGGAGCATATGTCGTGGACGCCTCGGCCAGGGACGCGGCGCGGCAGGAGGCGATCAAAATCGAGCTGGCCTCCCTGGATGCCGCGGCCGTCCGCCCGGCGCGGGCCGTGCTCGCGGCCCAATTGGCCGGGGTGGCGCCGGACGCGGCGGACACGGCGCGGCTCGCCGAGATCGAGGCGCGGGCAAGGACGTTGCGTACGGAGCTGGCCACGCTCGACCTCTGACGCGCAGGGCGGTCGAGGTCCGGGAGCGAGTCTGAATGCGCATGGCCGGGGAGACGGATGCTTCCCCGGCCTCGCGGGAGGCGGCCCGCTCTCCGGCGCTCTGCGTTGTCCGTGCGCCCCTTGCGGGTCGTGCTCCGGATGCGGTATGCTGAAGAAATGAGAAAAGCCAAGCGCACTTTTGTTTTCCTTTGTCCGGCCCTGCTCGCCGCGCTCGTTCTGGGCGCGTCCCTGCCTGCGGGCGCGTTCGAACGGCAGGCCGTTTCCGGCGCGGACAGGACGGCCGAGGCCGTTGCCGAAGCCGCGGCGTTTCCGTCGCTGCTTTCCTGCATCCGGGTGGAGGGACCGCTGGACTTCTGCGGCGAGCCCGTGCCCCTGGAACTGGACGACGTGCGCGAACGGCTGGAAAAGGAAATGCTCGTGCTGCTCTGGGACCGCGCCCAGGTCATCCTCAACGCCAAGCGCGCGGGCCGGTATTTCCCCTACATCGAACAGCGGCTCGCCAAGCGCGGCATGCCCGACGACCTCAAGTACATCGCGGTCATCGAAAGCGCGCTGCGGCCCCACGCCGGATCCCACAGGGGGGCTGTGGGCTACTGGCAGTTCATCCGCCCCACGGCCCAGAAATACGGGTTGCGCGTGGACGGGAACATCGACGAACGCCGCAACATCTTCACCTCCACCGAGGCGGCCCTGGACTTCCTCCAGGAGCTGCACGACGAATTCGGCTCCTGGGCCGTGGCCTGCGCCGCGTACAACATGGGCGACAACGGCATGCGCAAGCGCATCCGCATCCAGGGCGTGCAGGACTACTACCGGCTGTATCTCCCGCTGGAAACCCAGGCCTATGTCTTTCGCGCCATGGCGGCCAAGATGATCCTCTCGGACCCGGCCCGGTACGGCTTTCATTTTCAGGAGCAGGACTTCTACGACGCGCCGGACTTCGACCGCATCACCCTGACCGTGGCCAAGGACACGCCCCTGGCGGACATCGCCGCAGCGGCCGGAACCTATTACAAGGTCATCAAGGACTTGAACACGCAGATCCTGGGCGACGACCTAGTGCGCGGAACGCACGTGCTGCTGCTGCCCAAGGGCTCGGCCAAGGGCTTCGTGGCCCGGCTCAAGGGCGTGGAAGCCGCGCCGCAATCCGCCTCTGCCCCGGCGCGGGGGGTGGACCCCTCCAAAAAGGAACTGCGCACCTACGTGGTCAGGCCGGGGGACAACGTCCATGCCATCGCCCGCAGGCTCGGCGTGCCCCTGAACGCGCTGCTGCGGCCCAACGGCCTCAAGCCGGACAGCGTGATTCATCCGGGCCAGCGCCTGCTTGTGGCCGACTAGACCGGTCGCGACGTCCTCAGCGCCGCCGCTGGAGTTCGCGGAAGCGGCGCGGGGTCATCTTCAGTCCGCCCTGCGCCCAGAATCCCGCCCGTGCGGCCCTGGCGTCCTTTTCGGCCCGGGCCAGCCGTCCCGCGTGCCGCTCCGCCTCGTCGTAGGCCACGGCCAGGGCCAGTCCCCGCGACACGAGTTCCTCGTTGAGCATGCGCCCGTCCTTCCAGACATAGGCCAGGATCCGTCCGTAGCGGTCCGTGCGGCGCGGGCCGTATTCCAGCTCCAGCACCTGCCCCTTGCAGAATTTTCGGCTCAGTTCCCTGGCGCGCTGCGCATATTCCTGACCCTTTTCCGGGCAATCCAGGCCGAGCAGGCGGATCTGGAACCGGCCCGGCGGCCCGTTTTCCCGTTCCGCCAGGAGCGAGTCCCCGTCCAGCGCGGTGATGCAGCGGACCCTGTCGCGCGGGGCCGGAAGATTTTCCTGGGCGCGGCCGCTCGCGGCCAGGACGCCGAGGAGCAGCGGCGCGATCCAGAAGGCGAGCAGGCAGGCCCGGCGCGTTCCCCGCGATGCGGGCACAAGGCATAAGCGGCTTGCGGAGCCGGTTGCGGAGCGGTTGCAAAAGCGCATGGCCGGAGCATACGCCCGGTCGCGGCCCCTGCCCAGCCCCCGGAACAGCGCACGCGCGGAAGCGGGCGCAATTCGCCGCCGGGGGCAGGGGGGACATTGATAGCCGGGCTGCTTTGGGCTATTGAATGAGGGTATTGAACATTCAATCCCGGAGACTGCATGCATCCCCGACTCGACGAGTTGCTCGAAAAGCTGGCCGCGTGCGTTGAGCGCCTGGCAGCCGGAGAAGCCGGAGAACAGGGACTCGTCATGGGCCGGGAGCTGGAGGGCCTGCTCCTCGAGGCGCGGGAAAGCGGCGGGGAGCGCCGCTTTTTCCGGCGACTCGCGGACGGCGTTCCGGACGGGCTTTTCCGCCTGCGCCTGCGCGACCGCACCTTCGAATACATCAATCCCGCCATGGAAGCGCTCACCGGCTACGTCCGGAGTGAATTCTGCGGAACTCCCGGCATCTTCCGGGAAGTGATCCACCCCCGCTGGCTCGACTACGTGGAAGAGGCGCTGCGCCAGATGGACGCGGGCCGCAACGAGGGCGAATACGAGATCGCCGTCGTCACGCGGGGAGGCCAGGAGCGCCGCATCCTGCTGCGCACCATCCTGGTGCGCAAGGACGGCCGGCCGACCCACGTGGAAGGCGTGGCCCGGGACGTGACCGCCACGCGCCAGACCGAGAGCATGCTTCGGCGTCATCTTTTCATGACCGACGCCACCCGCGACCCCATGAGCCTGATCGGCAGGGACTACCAGTACAAGGCCGCGAACCGGGCCTTTCTGGAATCGGTCAAGGCCATCTGCCGCAACCCTCTGGGACGGCACGTTTCCGAGGTCTGGAGCGAGCGCGTCTTCAGCGGGGTGATCAAGCAGGCCCTGGACGAATGCCTTTCCGGCCGGGAAGTGGTCTACGAGGCCTGGTTCGGTTTTCCCGGCCAGCCCGAGGGCTATTACGAAGTCACCTACACGCCCTACCGCGAGGACGGCGCGGGCGTGACCCACGTGGTGGTGGTATCCCGCGACCTGACGCGCCGCAAGCTCGCCGAGGAGGCGGGCCGCCGGGCGGACGCGCGGTTCCGGCAGGTGGTCGAGAGCATCAGCGACGTGATCATGACCCTGGGCCCGGACCGCGAGCTGACATACGTCAGCCCGGCCATGATCCGTCTCGCGGGGCTGGAGCCGGAGGGGCTGCATGGCCGCCGCCTCGAGGAATTGGTGCATGCCCAGGACAGGCAGGCGCTCGTTTCCTCGCTCGGTGCCATCCTGGAGACGGGCGAGGCCAGCGCGGAATGCCGCATCCTGGCGCAGGACGGCACTCCGGTCTGGGTGCGCATGGCCGCGCGCGCCCTGGTGGAAAACGGAGAATACCTCGGCGCTGCCGGGCGGCTGACGAACATCTCCCTGCGCAAGCAGACCGAGGAGGCCCTGGCCCGCAGCGAGCGCAAGTATCGTGACATTTTTGAAAATATTCAGGACGTCTACTTCGAGTGCGATTTCGAGGGCAACATCCTGGAGATCAGCCCCGCAGTGGAGCGCATCAGTTTCTACACCCGGCAGGAGATACTCGAAACCGGGGTTCTTCCGCTGCTGGACGGCCCGGAGGACGGCGAACGGATGCTCCTGGAGCTGGAGCGGTTCGGCCACGTGTCGGACCAGGAGATACGCTTCCGCGACAAGGACGGGACCGTGCGCTATTTTTCGGTCACGGCCCGCCTCGTCTCGGACTCGGAAAGCAGCCGCAAGGTGGTCGGCTCCCTGCACGATGTGACCGTGCGGCGCGCGGCCCAGCTCGAAGCCCAGCAGGCCAAGGATTTCGTCGAGAGCATCATCGACGCCGTGCCCGATCCCGTCTACGTCAAGGACGGCGCGCATCGCTACGTCATGGCCAACAGGGCCATGTGCGTGCTGCTCGGACGCGGGCGCGAAGACGTGGTGGGACGGACCACCTGGGAACTCTTCGATTCCGAGCAGGCCGAGGGATTCGCAGCCATGGACGACCGCGCCCTGCGGAGCGGCGGCAAGGTCATGCACGAGGAAGATTTCTGGGACGCCTCCGGGGTCTGGCGGCTGCTGGCCACGAGCAAGGCGGTTTTCCAGGGGCGCGACGGCGGGCGGCTGCTCGTGGGCGTGGTCCGCGACATCACCGAGGCCCGGCGTCTTCAGGAGGAGCTGCGCCGCGCCAAGGACGAGGCCGAGTTCCTGGCCGAGTCCAAGAGCCGTTTCCTGGCGAACATGAGCCACGAGATCCGCACGCCCCTGAACGGCGTCATCGGGATGCTCCAGCTCCTGAACCTGACGGAGCTTTCCGGGGAGCAGGCCGAATATGTGGGCACGGCCCTGGGCTCGGCCCTGGGGCTGCTGGCCGTGATCAACGACATCCTCGATTATTCCAAGATCGAATCCGGGCGCATGCACTCCCCGCGAGAGCGTTTTTCCATGGCGGCCATGCTGCGCACCGTGGAGCGCGCCCTGGCCGAGCAGGCCCGCAGCAAGGGCGTCGACCTGGAGTTCGAGGTCAGCGACGCGGTGCCCAGGGTTCTCAACGGTGTCGAGTCCCGGCTGCGGCAGGTGCTCTTCAATCTCGTGGGCAACGCGGTCAAGTTTACGGACAGGGGCAGCGTGCGCGTCCGGGTGCATGCCTTCCATCGCTCGGACCCGCGCGGCGACCTCCAGCTCTACTTCGAGATCGAGGACACGGGCATCGGCATAGCCGATGACAATCTGGAGCGGATTTTCGAACCGTTCGTCCAGGCGGACGAGGCCCCTTCCCGGCGCTATCAGGGCACGGGCCTCGGCCTCGGCATCGTGCGGAGACTGGTGGACATGATGCATGGCTCGCTCTGCGTCGGCAGCGAGCTGGGCAAGGGGACCGACATCGTCTTCACGGTCTTTGCCCAGAGCGCGCTCCCCGGCGAAGCCGTGGACGAGGAAGAGCCCAGGGAGAGCGCACCGCTTCCGGTCACTCCGGAGCGTTCCCTGCGGGTGCTCGTGGCCGAGGACAACAACGTGAACATGATCCTGGCGGAGCGCTTTCTGCGCAAGCTCGGGCATGACCCCGTGGGCGTCGAAAACGGCCAGCTGGCCCTGGACGCGCTGGAGAAAGCCGCAGCCGAGGGGCGACCTTTCGACGTGGTCTTCATGGACATCCAGATGCCCGTGCTGGACGGCGTGGAAACCGTGCGCCGCATCCGCGCCGGGGTGGACGGAATCCCGCGCGGGCTGCCCGTGGTGGCGCTCACGGCCCACGCCATGGAAGGCGACATGGAGCGCTTCCTGGAGCTGGGCATGGACGGATACCTTGCCAAACCGCTCGACTTCAAGATATTCGCCGAACTCTTGAACGAGCTGTTTTCCGGGCAGGAGCGGAACCTCGACCCCTGAAGCGTTCCGATTCCGCATGAAATACAGGCCCCCGCCGCAAGCATGGGCGAGGGGCGCGTCCGCGTTGCAGATCATGGTTCGCCGAGGAGGAAAAAGCATGCTTGCGGCCCTTGACCGTTGGTTCAAAGTAAGAAACTCCGGGAGCACCGTCCCGCGCGAGCTTGTGGCCGGGCTGACCACGTTCGTGACCATGTCCTACATCATCGTGGTCAATCCGCTG
This window contains:
- a CDS encoding glycine-rich domain-containing protein — translated: MTISSEQSKVIYEGNGSTREFTVPFHYMRDADLEVVLRGADGGERTLAPGGEYVLARSESSSGGTCILSQAPASGERLAIRRDPPLLQETVYEEGVPLSAKARENALDLLTMLAQSNRERIERALLLPVASAGTAPVVPAPATGSVLAWGEDGNLVNGPGTAAIAGAAACAQSAAQAAQEADGSREGAESARLAAEAARDAAQALAGGEHNSTAGRDAEDCHPLSAINGLDAALAGKAGLSHAHVLADVADAGTAAALDAGTVAGAVPVLGEDGKLPAGVLPGGAGVVREFITSSQDWTVPSGVTEVRVWVVGGGAGGEGIYNAGSSRSEGGGGGGCAYKVVSSLAPGEVISCTIGAGSAGSSGSGNYATDGGTSSFGAHCSATGGSPYYATSAGGTGIGGDINYRGGGGGPRDDATLASGHGGRAGGPWGGTGGNQRASVGNGYAGQYGGGGGGASSNTTGTKYGGNGGAGLIVIEYNA
- a CDS encoding lytic transglycosylase domain-containing protein encodes the protein MRKAKRTFVFLCPALLAALVLGASLPAGAFERQAVSGADRTAEAVAEAAAFPSLLSCIRVEGPLDFCGEPVPLELDDVRERLEKEMLVLLWDRAQVILNAKRAGRYFPYIEQRLAKRGMPDDLKYIAVIESALRPHAGSHRGAVGYWQFIRPTAQKYGLRVDGNIDERRNIFTSTEAALDFLQELHDEFGSWAVACAAYNMGDNGMRKRIRIQGVQDYYRLYLPLETQAYVFRAMAAKMILSDPARYGFHFQEQDFYDAPDFDRITLTVAKDTPLADIAAAAGTYYKVIKDLNTQILGDDLVRGTHVLLLPKGSAKGFVARLKGVEAAPQSASAPARGVDPSKKELRTYVVRPGDNVHAIARRLGVPLNALLRPNGLKPDSVIHPGQRLLVAD
- a CDS encoding thermonuclease family protein gives rise to the protein MPASRGTRRACLLAFWIAPLLLGVLAASGRAQENLPAPRDRVRCITALDGDSLLAERENGPPGRFQIRLLGLDCPEKGQEYAQRARELSRKFCKGQVLELEYGPRRTDRYGRILAYVWKDGRMLNEELVSRGLALAVAYDEAERHAGRLARAEKDARAARAGFWAQGGLKMTPRRFRELQRRR
- a CDS encoding PAS domain S-box protein, yielding MHPRLDELLEKLAACVERLAAGEAGEQGLVMGRELEGLLLEARESGGERRFFRRLADGVPDGLFRLRLRDRTFEYINPAMEALTGYVRSEFCGTPGIFREVIHPRWLDYVEEALRQMDAGRNEGEYEIAVVTRGGQERRILLRTILVRKDGRPTHVEGVARDVTATRQTESMLRRHLFMTDATRDPMSLIGRDYQYKAANRAFLESVKAICRNPLGRHVSEVWSERVFSGVIKQALDECLSGREVVYEAWFGFPGQPEGYYEVTYTPYREDGAGVTHVVVVSRDLTRRKLAEEAGRRADARFRQVVESISDVIMTLGPDRELTYVSPAMIRLAGLEPEGLHGRRLEELVHAQDRQALVSSLGAILETGEASAECRILAQDGTPVWVRMAARALVENGEYLGAAGRLTNISLRKQTEEALARSERKYRDIFENIQDVYFECDFEGNILEISPAVERISFYTRQEILETGVLPLLDGPEDGERMLLELERFGHVSDQEIRFRDKDGTVRYFSVTARLVSDSESSRKVVGSLHDVTVRRAAQLEAQQAKDFVESIIDAVPDPVYVKDGAHRYVMANRAMCVLLGRGREDVVGRTTWELFDSEQAEGFAAMDDRALRSGGKVMHEEDFWDASGVWRLLATSKAVFQGRDGGRLLVGVVRDITEARRLQEELRRAKDEAEFLAESKSRFLANMSHEIRTPLNGVIGMLQLLNLTELSGEQAEYVGTALGSALGLLAVINDILDYSKIESGRMHSPRERFSMAAMLRTVERALAEQARSKGVDLEFEVSDAVPRVLNGVESRLRQVLFNLVGNAVKFTDRGSVRVRVHAFHRSDPRGDLQLYFEIEDTGIGIADDNLERIFEPFVQADEAPSRRYQGTGLGLGIVRRLVDMMHGSLCVGSELGKGTDIVFTVFAQSALPGEAVDEEEPRESAPLPVTPERSLRVLVAEDNNVNMILAERFLRKLGHDPVGVENGQLALDALEKAAAEGRPFDVVFMDIQMPVLDGVETVRRIRAGVDGIPRGLPVVALTAHAMEGDMERFLELGMDGYLAKPLDFKIFAELLNELFSGQERNLDP